One Gadus morhua chromosome 13, gadMor3.0, whole genome shotgun sequence genomic window carries:
- the zgc:113184 gene encoding uncharacterized protein zgc:113184, with protein MEDAYNELFREFVHLRSICIRQAALLQKLSRELHKQQVSNGYLDQDGSFSGLASIPGQGSQESTAHSQEDSIPPLVATNQNAAPHTDVGHTRTAGAATFSVLLAEDMGKLGLNVPHHRQTDKDEQEEGEHPQPASPASRSPALSSSGSYHGHQSGGSKVMQPYGTASPLAWAYNPLLGSEELSNSGGAFMSEMELQSQVCEFCHAIFPGHTATRGEFLRHLHTHIT; from the exons ATGGAGGACGCGTACAATGAACTCTTCAGGGAGTTTGTTCACCTCAGATCAATATGCATACGACAAGCAGCTCTGTTGCAGAAACTGTCAAGGGAACTACACAAACAACAAGTTTCAAATG GGTATTTGGATCAAGATGGCAGCTTCAGTGGCCTGGCGTCCATCCCGGGTCAGGGTAGCCAGGAGAGCACTGCACATTCCCAAGAGGACAGTATTCCCCCACTAGTTGCAACCAATCAGAATGCTGCACCACACACTGATGTCGGCCATACCCGCACTGCAGGTGCGGCCACATTCTCTGTGCTTCTTGCTGAAGATATGGGGAAACTGGGTCTAAATGTGCCCCATCACCGTCAAACCGACAAAGATGAACAAGAAGAAGGAGAACATCCCCAACCTGCGTCTCCAGCCTCAAGGTCTCCGGCCCTCAGTAGCTCTGGTTCGTACCATGGCCATCAGAGTGGAGGGAGTAAAGTAATGCAGCCGTATGGG ACGGCAAGTCCGCTGGCTTGGGCTTACAACCCCCTCCTCGGAAGCGAGGAGCTGAGCAACAGTGGTGGGGCGTTCATGTCCGAAATGGAGCTGCAGTCCCAGGTGTGCGAGTTCTGTCACGCCATCTTCCCCGGACACACAGCCACGCGGGGAGAGTTCCTGcgacacctccacacacacatcacctaG
- the stx16 gene encoding syntaxin-16 isoform X2, whose protein sequence is MATRRLTDAFLLMRNNAIQNRQILAEQVSTYDPRRTLSTRSNAALADDRMALVSGISLDPEAAIGVTKKLPPKWVDGVDEIQYEITRVRQKMKDLALLHDKHMNRPTLDDSTEEEHAIEITTQEITQMFHRCQRAVRGMQARCGHCTEQEERLLRNVVSSLAQSLQELSTGFRHTQSSYLKRMKNREERSKHFFDSGPLLEEDTELALFDRGFTDDQLVLVEENSVMVEEREREIRQVVQSISDLNEIFRDLAGMVVEQGTVLDRIDFNVEQACVKTEDGLKQLQKAEQYQKKNRKMLVILVLFVIVIVLILILFGTKF, encoded by the exons ATGGCCACTCGGCGTCTGACCGATGCCTTCTTGTTAATGCGGAACAATGCAATCCAAAACCGGCAGATATTGGCTGAGCAAGTGAGTACATACGATCCCCGTCGTACTCTAAGTACACGTAGCAATGCTGCG TTGGCTGACGACCGCATGGCGCTGGTGTCTGGAATCAGTCTGGATCCCGaagctgccattggagtcaccAAAAAGCTGCCCCCCAAATGGGTAGATGGAGTAGACGAA ATCCAATATGAAATCACACGGGTTCGGCAGAAGATGAAGGACCTTGCACTCCTCCACGACAAACACATGAACCGCCCCACGCTGGACGACAGCACGGAGGAGGAGCACGCCATCGAAATCACCACCCAGGAGATCACCCAG ATGTTCCACCGGTGTCAGAGGGCTGTGAGGGGGATGCAGGCCCGCTGTGGCCACTGcacggagcaggaggagaggctgcTGAGGAACGTGGTCTCCTCCCTGGCCCAGAGCCTGCAGGAGCTGTCCACCggcttcagacacacacagtccagcTACCTGAAAC GTATGAAGAACCGAGAAGAGAGGTCGAAGCACTTTTTCGACTCTGGTCCTCTATTGGAGGAGGATACAGAGTTGGCTCTCTTTGACAGG GGTTTCACAGACGATCAGCTGGTGCTGGTAGAAGAGAACTCTGTTATGGTGGAGGAGCGCGAGAGGGAGATCAGACAAGTCGTCCAGTCCATCTCAGACCTCAATGAGATCTTTAGAGATTTGGCCGGAATGGTGGTGGAACAG GGAACGGTGCTGGACAGAATTGACTTCAACGTGGAGCAGGCGTGTGTAAAAACAGAAGACGGATTAAAACAGTTACAAAAG GCTGAACAATATCAGAAAAAGAACAGGAAGATGCTGGTCATTTTGGTCCTCTTCGTCATCGTCATCGTTCTAATACTTATTCTTTTCGGAACCAAGTTTTAA
- the stx16 gene encoding syntaxin-16 isoform X1 — MATRRLTDAFLLMRNNAIQNRQILAEQVSTYDPRRTLSTRSNAAELDELADDRMALVSGISLDPEAAIGVTKKLPPKWVDGVDEIQYEITRVRQKMKDLALLHDKHMNRPTLDDSTEEEHAIEITTQEITQMFHRCQRAVRGMQARCGHCTEQEERLLRNVVSSLAQSLQELSTGFRHTQSSYLKRMKNREERSKHFFDSGPLLEEDTELALFDRGFTDDQLVLVEENSVMVEEREREIRQVVQSISDLNEIFRDLAGMVVEQGTVLDRIDFNVEQACVKTEDGLKQLQKAEQYQKKNRKMLVILVLFVIVIVLILILFGTKF, encoded by the exons ATGGCCACTCGGCGTCTGACCGATGCCTTCTTGTTAATGCGGAACAATGCAATCCAAAACCGGCAGATATTGGCTGAGCAAGTGAGTACATACGATCCCCGTCGTACTCTAAGTACACGTAGCAATGCTGCG GAGCTGGACGAG TTGGCTGACGACCGCATGGCGCTGGTGTCTGGAATCAGTCTGGATCCCGaagctgccattggagtcaccAAAAAGCTGCCCCCCAAATGGGTAGATGGAGTAGACGAA ATCCAATATGAAATCACACGGGTTCGGCAGAAGATGAAGGACCTTGCACTCCTCCACGACAAACACATGAACCGCCCCACGCTGGACGACAGCACGGAGGAGGAGCACGCCATCGAAATCACCACCCAGGAGATCACCCAG ATGTTCCACCGGTGTCAGAGGGCTGTGAGGGGGATGCAGGCCCGCTGTGGCCACTGcacggagcaggaggagaggctgcTGAGGAACGTGGTCTCCTCCCTGGCCCAGAGCCTGCAGGAGCTGTCCACCggcttcagacacacacagtccagcTACCTGAAAC GTATGAAGAACCGAGAAGAGAGGTCGAAGCACTTTTTCGACTCTGGTCCTCTATTGGAGGAGGATACAGAGTTGGCTCTCTTTGACAGG GGTTTCACAGACGATCAGCTGGTGCTGGTAGAAGAGAACTCTGTTATGGTGGAGGAGCGCGAGAGGGAGATCAGACAAGTCGTCCAGTCCATCTCAGACCTCAATGAGATCTTTAGAGATTTGGCCGGAATGGTGGTGGAACAG GGAACGGTGCTGGACAGAATTGACTTCAACGTGGAGCAGGCGTGTGTAAAAACAGAAGACGGATTAAAACAGTTACAAAAG GCTGAACAATATCAGAAAAAGAACAGGAAGATGCTGGTCATTTTGGTCCTCTTCGTCATCGTCATCGTTCTAATACTTATTCTTTTCGGAACCAAGTTTTAA
- the LOC115557610 gene encoding probable nuclear hormone receptor HR38, with amino-acid sequence MPCVQTQIGILPNDSLSSEFLNTDLNAKLAMDISDQLAATSEQLSASSLPSINTLVAGGYVGEFDAYSCKVTSTAPDPSVSFSPSPVAGGSSPHQNLKLDDFQVYGCYPGSFAFGYLDETLSSCGSDYYNSPVYAAAASPSTPSYQPPASNIWDAFSPYSSAPSSAAVEKAVLAHQLSFFTFNHPTEELSPLGQGQDQVTEDPFSLVACQQYASPLCCPPISPDQGGLGSPRSMEGNMTSPQTCSPASGDGRCAVCGDNASCQHYGVRTCEGCKGFFKRTVQKNAKYVCLANKDCPVDKRRRNRCQFCRFQKCLSVGMVKEVVRTDSLKGRRGRLPSKPKTVSEASPTSPPVNIIASLVRAHLDSNPTSGKLDHSKYQETVVSMSEKEDSGDIKQFYDLLSGSMDVIKKWAETIPGFTDFCNDDQELLLESAFVELFILRLAYRSSPEKSKLIFCNGMVLHRMQCVRSFGDWIDSIMDFSQNLHRMNLDVSSFSCLAALVIITDRHGLKEPTRVEDFQNHLITCLREHMSGNGSYNIRTQPNYLSKLLGKLPELRTLCTQGLQRIFYLKLEDLVPPPPIVEKIFMDTLPF; translated from the exons ATGCCCTGTGTGCAAACCCAGATTGGGATCCTGCCCAATGACAGCCTCAGCTCTGAGTTCTTAAACACTGACCTCAATGCCAAACTGGCAATGGACATCAGTGACCAGCTAGCAGCTACCAGTGAGCAGCTGTCTGCTTCTTCGTTGCCCAGCATCAACACCTTGGTTGCCGGTGGCTACGTGGGGGAGTTTGATGCCTACTCCTGCAAGGTCACCTCCACGGCCCCCGACCCAAGTGTCTCCTTCAGCCCTTCGCCCGTAGCTGGCGGCTCCAGCCCTCACCAAAACCTCAAGCTGGATGACTTCCAGGTGTACGGCTGCTACCCGGGCTCCTTCGCGTTTGGCTACCTGGACGAGACCCTGTCCTCGTGCGGCTCGGACTACTACAACAGCCCGGtctacgccgccgccgcctcgccGTCGACGCCCAGCTACCAGCCCCCGGCCTCCAACATATGGGACGCCTTCAGCCCCTACTCCTCGGCCCCCTCGTCCGCAGCGGTGGAGAAGGCGGTTCTAGCACATCAGCTCTCCTTTTTCACCTTCAACCACCCGACAGAGGAGCTCTCCCCCTTGGGCCAGGGGCAGGACCAGGTCACAGAAGACCCATTCTCCCTAGTAGCCTGTCAGCAGTATGCATcccctctctgctgcccccccaTTTCCCCAGACCAAGGGGGTCTAGGGAGCCCTCGGTCGATGGAGGGGAACATGACGTCCCCGCAGACCTGCAGCCCGGCGTCCGGGGACGGTCGCTGTGCGGTGTGCGGGGACAACGCGTCATGCCAACACTATGGAGTGCGCACATGTGAGGGCTGCAAAGGCTTCTTCAAG CGCACTGTGCAGAAAAACGCTAAATATGTGTGCCTCGCAAACAAAGACTGTCCCGTGGATAAGAGGCGAAGAAACCGATGTCAGTTCTGCCGTTTTCAGAAGTGCCTTAGTGTCGGAATGGTCAAAGAAG TTGTCCGTACAGACAGCCTGAAAGGACGCCGGGGTCGTCTTCCGTCTAAACCCAAGACGGTTTCAGAAGCTTCTCCCACCAGCCCTCCTGTTAACATCATAGCCTCGCTTGTCCGGGCCCATTTGGACTCAAACCCAACCTCGGGGAAGCTTGACCACTCAAAG TACCAGGAGACAGTGGTAAGCATGTCGGAGAAGGAGGATTCAGGGGATATCAAGCAGTTCTACGACCTGCTATCTGGTTCCATGGATGTGATCAAAAAGTGGGCAGAGACCATACCAGGGTTCACAGACTTTTGCAACGATGACCAGGAGCTGCTCCTGGAATCGGCCTTCGTTGAACTCTTCATCCTTCGATTGGCCTATAG GTCAAGTCCTGAGAAGAGCAAGCTGATCTTCTGCAACGGCATGGTCCTCCATCGCATGCAGTGTGTCCGCAGTTTTGGGGACTGGATAGACTCCATCATGGATTTCTCTCAGAACCTCCATCGTATGAATCTGGACGTGTCCTCCTTTTCCTGTCTCGCAGCACTTGTCATCATCACAG ATCGCCATGGCCTTAAAGAACCGACGCGGGTTGAGGACTTTCAAAACCATCTGATCACTTGTTTGAGGGAACACATGAGCGGAAATGGATCGTACAATATCCGAACCCAACCCAACTACCTTTCAAAACTACTAGGCAAACTTCCTGAATTGAGGACACTGTGCACCCAGGGCCTGCAGCGCATCTTCTACCTGAAACTAGAGGACCTTGTCCCCCCTCCGCCTATTGTGGAGAAAATCTTCATGGATACCCTACCCTTCTGA
- the stx16 gene encoding syntaxin-16 isoform X4, which produces MATRRLTDAFLLMRNNAIQNRQILAEQLADDRMALVSGISLDPEAAIGVTKKLPPKWVDGVDEIQYEITRVRQKMKDLALLHDKHMNRPTLDDSTEEEHAIEITTQEITQMFHRCQRAVRGMQARCGHCTEQEERLLRNVVSSLAQSLQELSTGFRHTQSSYLKRMKNREERSKHFFDSGPLLEEDTELALFDRGFTDDQLVLVEENSVMVEEREREIRQVVQSISDLNEIFRDLAGMVVEQGTVLDRIDFNVEQACVKTEDGLKQLQKAEQYQKKNRKMLVILVLFVIVIVLILILFGTKF; this is translated from the exons ATGGCCACTCGGCGTCTGACCGATGCCTTCTTGTTAATGCGGAACAATGCAATCCAAAACCGGCAGATATTGGCTGAGCAA TTGGCTGACGACCGCATGGCGCTGGTGTCTGGAATCAGTCTGGATCCCGaagctgccattggagtcaccAAAAAGCTGCCCCCCAAATGGGTAGATGGAGTAGACGAA ATCCAATATGAAATCACACGGGTTCGGCAGAAGATGAAGGACCTTGCACTCCTCCACGACAAACACATGAACCGCCCCACGCTGGACGACAGCACGGAGGAGGAGCACGCCATCGAAATCACCACCCAGGAGATCACCCAG ATGTTCCACCGGTGTCAGAGGGCTGTGAGGGGGATGCAGGCCCGCTGTGGCCACTGcacggagcaggaggagaggctgcTGAGGAACGTGGTCTCCTCCCTGGCCCAGAGCCTGCAGGAGCTGTCCACCggcttcagacacacacagtccagcTACCTGAAAC GTATGAAGAACCGAGAAGAGAGGTCGAAGCACTTTTTCGACTCTGGTCCTCTATTGGAGGAGGATACAGAGTTGGCTCTCTTTGACAGG GGTTTCACAGACGATCAGCTGGTGCTGGTAGAAGAGAACTCTGTTATGGTGGAGGAGCGCGAGAGGGAGATCAGACAAGTCGTCCAGTCCATCTCAGACCTCAATGAGATCTTTAGAGATTTGGCCGGAATGGTGGTGGAACAG GGAACGGTGCTGGACAGAATTGACTTCAACGTGGAGCAGGCGTGTGTAAAAACAGAAGACGGATTAAAACAGTTACAAAAG GCTGAACAATATCAGAAAAAGAACAGGAAGATGCTGGTCATTTTGGTCCTCTTCGTCATCGTCATCGTTCTAATACTTATTCTTTTCGGAACCAAGTTTTAA
- the dgkab gene encoding diacylglycerol kinase, alpha b — MAQSEDAGSVTPVDFIQLQEYMEYSTLRVQDVLKEFHSGDKQGQTKFEEYMDAAGFAQFLKTYLEDEDFPEDLCGRLFKYFQHFEHDEAETPKREDGVFLRDVSCYFSILEDGQPREKLECTFKLYDQDGNGLLDSSEVDRIIAQMMRAAEYLGWDVTELRPVLKDLMGAIDVDGSGSVNLDEWIKGGMNNVPLLVLLGLKMTERDGQHSWRMKHFNKPTYCNVCQGMLLGLAKQGLCCTYCKYTVHSQCANKTAEQCPPTFVRSKKELGVPAHDWISADCSSRKCKVCHKKIKHFVGSRCVWCQEMRHDDCLKSCVTCECGLLKDHILPPWAIYAFSGDDNTSNSLEDTSMFNVTPDGHILQIVPVPDIHPLLVFVNPKSGGKQGERVLRKFQYLLNPRQIYNLRNGGPVPGLNFFRSLHDYRILVCGGDGTVGWILDAIDKAELPVRPPVAILPLGTGNDLARCLRWGGGYDGSDLRDVLKDIAGSVLAPMDRWTVQVIPDDPTEDGDPVPYPIINNYFSIGVDASIAHRFHHMREKHPHKFSSRVKNKLWYFEFATSETISASCKNLKDCLTIECCGVPLDITSLSLEGIAVVNIPSMHGGSNLWGESKKADKSSHHALDKSAEVITDRELLKTRSQDMSDKRLEVLGLEGAMEMGQIYTGLKSAGLRLAQTPQITIKTLKPLPMQIDGEPWMQPLCTIHITHKNQANMLMAPPSKRSGFFHLK; from the exons ATGGCACAGAGTGAAGATGCAGGGAGTGTTACGCCTGTGGACTTTATCCAGTTACAGGAATATATGGAAT ATAGTACTTTACGGGTGCAAGACGTGTTGAAGGAGTTTCATTCAGGTGATAAGCAAGGCCAGACCAAGTTCGAAGAG TACATGGACGCAGCTGGCTTCGCACAGTTCCTCAAGACCTACCTCGAGGACGAGGATTTTCCCGAGGATCTCTGCGGACGTCTGTTTAAATATTTTCAACATTTTGAACACGACGAGGCGGAAACCCCGAAAAGAGAAG ATGGGGTGTTCCTCCGTGACGTTTCCTGCTACTTCTCCATACTGGAGGACGGGCAGCCGAGAGAGAAGTTAGAAT GTACATTCAAACTTTATGACCAAGATGGCAATGGACTTCTGGATAGCTCT GAAGTGGATCGTATAATCGCCCAAATGATGCGCGCTGCAGAATATCTGGGCTGGGATGTGACTGAACTCAGACCA GTGCTCAAGGATCTGATGGGGGCGATCGACGTGGACGGCAGTGGAAGTGTCAACCTGGATGAGTGGATTAAAGGGGGCATGAACAACGTGCCTTTACTGGTGCTGTTGGGCCTCAAG ATGACAGAGAGGGATGGACAgcatagctggaggatgaaGCATTTCAACAAGCCGACCTACTGTAACGTCTGTCAGGGCATGCTTCTTGGCCTGGCGAAGCAAGGACTCTGCTGCACCT ACTGCAAGTACACAGTCCACAGTCAGTGTGCCAACAAGACCGCTGAGCAATGCCCTCCAACCTTCGTCAGGTCTAAGAAGGAGCTTGGT GTGCCTGCTCACGACTGGATCAGTGCAGACTGTAGCTCCAGAAAGTGTAAGGTGTGCCACAAGAAGATCAAGCACTTTGTAGGGAGCCGTTGCGTGTGGTGCCAAGAGATG CGTCATGACGACTGTTTGAAATCTTGCGTGACGTGTGAATGCGGATTGCTGAAAGATCACATCCTGCCCCCATGGGCCATATATGCTTTCTCAGGG GACGATAATACTTCTAATTCTTTAGAAGACACCAGTATGTTCAATGTTACCCCTGACGGACACATCCTGCAG atTGTTCCGGTCCCAGACATCCACCCTCTGCTTGTGTTCGTAAACCCCAAGAGTGGTGGGAAGCAGGGGGAGAG AGTACTGAGGAAATTTCAGTACCTTCTGAACCCTCGGCAAATCTACAACCTGCGTAACGGAGGACCCGTCCCTGG actAAATTTCTTTCGCAGTCTGCACGACTACAGAATCTTAGTGTGCGGTGGGGATGGGACGGTTGGGTGGATTCTGGACGCTatag ACAAGGCGGAGCTCCCTGTGCGCCCCCCTGTCGCTATCCTCCCCCTCGGCACGGGGAATGACCTGGCCCGCTGCCTCCGCTGGGGGGGAG GGTACGATGGCTCGGATCTGCGCGACGTCCTGAAGGACATTGCTGGCAGCGTGTTGGCGCCGATGGACCGCTGGACCGTCCAGGTCATCCCAGACGACCCCACGGAAGACGGAGACCCCGTGCCGTACCCGATCATAAACAACTACTTCTCCATCGGGGTG GATGCCTCCATCGCTCACCGCTTCCACCACATGAGGGAGAAGCATCCGCATAAGTTCAGCAGCAG GGTGAAGAACAAACTCTGGTATTTTGAGTTTGCCACGTCCGAGACAATATCTGCATCCTGCAAGAATCTGAAAGATTGTCTAACCATTGAG TGCTGTGGCGTGCCGTTAGATATCACCTCCCTATCTCTGGAAGGCATAGCAGTGGTCAACATACCCAGCATGCACGGCGGCTCCAACCTCTGGGGCGAGTCGAAGAAGGCGGACAAATCCAGCCATCATGCGTTGGACAAGTCTGCGGAGGTCATCACCGACCGGGAGCTGCTTAAGACACGCTCTCAGG ATATGAGCGATAAGCGTTTGGAGGTGCTGGGTCTCGAGGGAGCCATGGAGATGGGTCAGATCTACACAGGGCTGAAGAGTGCCGGGCTGAGACTCGCGCAAACCCCCCAGATCACTATCAA GACACTCAAACCCCTTCCCATGCAGATTGATGGGGAGCCTTGGATGCAACCTCTCTGTAct ATCCACATTACTCACAAAAACCAAGCTAACATGCTCATGGCTCCACCATCCAAACGATCCGGGTTCTTCCACCTGAAGTAG
- the stx16 gene encoding syntaxin-16 isoform X3, whose translation MATRRLTDAFLLMRNNAIQNRQILAEQELDELADDRMALVSGISLDPEAAIGVTKKLPPKWVDGVDEIQYEITRVRQKMKDLALLHDKHMNRPTLDDSTEEEHAIEITTQEITQMFHRCQRAVRGMQARCGHCTEQEERLLRNVVSSLAQSLQELSTGFRHTQSSYLKRMKNREERSKHFFDSGPLLEEDTELALFDRGFTDDQLVLVEENSVMVEEREREIRQVVQSISDLNEIFRDLAGMVVEQGTVLDRIDFNVEQACVKTEDGLKQLQKAEQYQKKNRKMLVILVLFVIVIVLILILFGTKF comes from the exons ATGGCCACTCGGCGTCTGACCGATGCCTTCTTGTTAATGCGGAACAATGCAATCCAAAACCGGCAGATATTGGCTGAGCAA GAGCTGGACGAG TTGGCTGACGACCGCATGGCGCTGGTGTCTGGAATCAGTCTGGATCCCGaagctgccattggagtcaccAAAAAGCTGCCCCCCAAATGGGTAGATGGAGTAGACGAA ATCCAATATGAAATCACACGGGTTCGGCAGAAGATGAAGGACCTTGCACTCCTCCACGACAAACACATGAACCGCCCCACGCTGGACGACAGCACGGAGGAGGAGCACGCCATCGAAATCACCACCCAGGAGATCACCCAG ATGTTCCACCGGTGTCAGAGGGCTGTGAGGGGGATGCAGGCCCGCTGTGGCCACTGcacggagcaggaggagaggctgcTGAGGAACGTGGTCTCCTCCCTGGCCCAGAGCCTGCAGGAGCTGTCCACCggcttcagacacacacagtccagcTACCTGAAAC GTATGAAGAACCGAGAAGAGAGGTCGAAGCACTTTTTCGACTCTGGTCCTCTATTGGAGGAGGATACAGAGTTGGCTCTCTTTGACAGG GGTTTCACAGACGATCAGCTGGTGCTGGTAGAAGAGAACTCTGTTATGGTGGAGGAGCGCGAGAGGGAGATCAGACAAGTCGTCCAGTCCATCTCAGACCTCAATGAGATCTTTAGAGATTTGGCCGGAATGGTGGTGGAACAG GGAACGGTGCTGGACAGAATTGACTTCAACGTGGAGCAGGCGTGTGTAAAAACAGAAGACGGATTAAAACAGTTACAAAAG GCTGAACAATATCAGAAAAAGAACAGGAAGATGCTGGTCATTTTGGTCCTCTTCGTCATCGTCATCGTTCTAATACTTATTCTTTTCGGAACCAAGTTTTAA